A genomic segment from Rhizoctonia solani chromosome 11, complete sequence encodes:
- a CDS encoding Jacalin-like lectin domain protein has translation MSDMPGYQLLEQSDFFRGITFSEPNGPYKSSRQVARIRAGTVFSIQPCQHNSTEEFYPVNEVDARYIHMGWPAPSELPARPWGVIYQEPKANPGNWVSRRMVVHRWTVSLRAQDLEPAKEFVTDVENALKASGSTGQMEALRSVFAAWGEMVPTVAVGGASLATTGVLGSKQTLAGDAATFRPPDRGPDVMQAIDRSLDITGNFERRFESRIQGGRPEIFSKSGFNNWLTDLVKNESSSCWRVVKVNQGIPVTDLLSKVLRQKINRLFSYGSVITRSIAAGGNLPLGFDCTSGRVKDIKQINVWYNADGMKDISVTYVDGAEAGPYGFGKAPANKPTDSFVLAPGEFITHVFVWNYNAWIKTIQFVKNTYEVSHRYGDLTDTGTPMAWNEGGCALAGFAGSYDVNWLTQLQAVWRHDIKAEDNRNIELQIVSGGTGTIFNDFRYLGDPSTSRISRFCFRNTAQPVAGFQVTYSSKLGGVEVHQETPVRGTEAGNRDAWTLAEDEHITQVKSKRVHNVVYQLEFTTNKGNTKKFGQDAGTLVTFDPPQKDMVLYFFLGNSGAYIQSLILAWGTPPV, from the exons ATGTCGGACATGCCAGGCTACCAGCTC TTGGAGCAATCAGACT TCTTTCGTGGAATCACGTTTAGCGAACCCAACGGGCCCTACAAATCCAGTCGTCAAGTAGCTCGAATTCGCGCCGGCACTGTCTTCTCGATCCAACCGTGCCAGCATAATTCAACCGAGGAGTTCTATCCTGTCAACGAGGTCGATGCGCGGTATATCCATATGGGATGGCCAGCTCCGAGCGAACTACCAGCTCGGCCATGGGGTGTGATCTACCAAGAGCCCAAGGCGAACCCGGGTAACTGGGTGTCTCGGCGAATGGTAGTCCATCGCTGGACGGTCAGTCTTCGTGCACAAGACCTAGAACCAGCGAAGGAGTTTGTGACAGACGTGGAAAATGCGTTAAAGGCATCCGGGTCCACGGGTCAGATGGAGGCCCTTCGAAGTGTCTTCGCAGCATG GGGAGAAATGGTTCCTACT GTTGCCGTAGGCGGAGCCTCGCTGGCTACGACTGGCGTCCTTGGGTCGAAGCAGACCCTCGCAGGAGATGCAGCGACATTCCGACCGCCTGATCGGGGCCCAGACGTCATGCAGGCGATCGACCGCAGCTTGGATATCACTGGCAATTTTGAGAGACGATTCGAGTCAAGGATTCAA GGCGGTCGTCCAGAAATCTTTTCCAAGTCGGGGTTCAATAACTGGTTaactgaccttgtcaagaaTG AAAGCTCTTCGTGTTGGCGAGTTGTCAAAGTAAACCAAGGAATACCGGTCACCGATCTTTTGTCGAAGGTGCTCCGACAGAAAATCAATCGGCTGTTCTCCTATGGAAGTGTCATTACTCGCTCTATAGCGGCAGGCGGAAATCTTCCTCTTGGATTCGATTGCACTTCCGGCAGAGTGAAAGATATCAAGCAGATCAATGTTTGGTACAATGCAGACGGCATGAAGGACATCTCGGTCACTTACGTGGATGGCGCCGAGGCTGGACCGTATGGGTTTGGGAAGGCGCCAGCCAACAAGCCAACTGACAGCTTTGTGCTCGCACCAG GCGAATTTATTACGCACGTTTTCGTGTGGAATTATAACGCCTGGATCAAGACTATCCAATTCGTCAAAAACACATACGAGGTTTCCCATCGCTACGGGGACTTAACTGACACAGGTACTCCTATGGCTTGGAACGAGGGTGGTTGCGCACTAGCAGGATTTGCCGGTAGCTATGATGTCAATTGGCTGACACAACTCCAG GCAGTCTGGCGTCACGACATCAAAGCCGAAGACAATCGAAACATTGAGCTACAGATTGTCTCTGGTGGCACTGGAACCATCTTCAATGACTTCCGGTACCTAGGTGATCCGTCTACATCACGTATTTCTCGATTCTGCTTTAGGAATACTGCACAACCAGTGGCCGGTTTCCAG GTCACATATAGCTCCAAACTAGGTGGGGTTGAAGTACACCAGGAGACGCCTGTTCGGGGGACAGAGGCCGGCAATCGAGACGCTTGGACACTAGCTGAGGATGAACACATTACACAAGTGAAAAGCAAACGGGTCCATAATGTAGTATACCAATTGGAGTTTACGACAAACAAAG GAAACACGAAGAAGTTCGGGCAAGATGCCGGCACATTGGTTACGTTCGATCCCCCACAGAAAGATATGGTATTATACTTCTTCCTAGGAAACAG tggtgcatatattcagtcGCTGATTTTGGCCTGGGGAACTCCACCGGTATAA
- a CDS encoding Jacalin-like lectin domain protein, whose protein sequence is MSSSAEQKTTSYWSTLQKGTLTEASFEYGLKRPTDLDYQLPEDSDFLRGVTFNGPNGPYKCSRQVSRLRSKAVYSLKCSSDISTEEFYPANDRDARYIHMGWPAPSELPTGPMDAMYRGPKSPPTADNLVCRRMVIHRWTISLLAEDLEPVDEFTKAVEKALKESNAIDQHEALRDICAAWGEMIPLCAVIGASMAATGTLGSKQTLTGDSATFRPSDRGPDIMQMIDANLDITGNFERRFESRIQGGSPEIFSKSGFNPWLTNLADFDNCWTWEVVKVNRGVPIIDILPSKLRDQCARLLSQPNAIWRTPAIGAADPLTFNGASLGVKDIKQIDIWYNTALVQDISFVYTDGAVSGPYGFGKTNKISDSFVLARGEFITDVFIWPYGASIPAIQFVKNTTQISPRYGASSGWGEPIISTAGGSALLGLSGSFNTAQLQQLQESGAVWRSDVKSDDYRAIATSSVGYGNGTMFNDYRFLGHPPTSRISAIEFRNTLQAIARFQASGDSTRNGTPIKETTPMRGTDAGNTDTWNLEEDEFITQVSGRYNGTAIYRLEFTTSKGITKRMGQEFGEWFTVLPPKKGMVLYYICGKTVGYIQTLTFVWGAPPLKDTD, encoded by the exons ATGTCTAGTTCAGCTGAGCAGAAAACAACCTCATATTGGAGTACTCTTCAAAAG GGTACTCTCACGGAAGCATCGTTCGAGTACGGCCTCAAACGTCCCACCGACCTGGACTATCAGCTT CCCGAAGACTCCGACT TCTTACGCGGAGTCACATTCAACGGCCCTAATGGCCCTTACAAGTGCAGCCGCCAAGTCTCTCGTCTTCGCTCAAAAGCTGTGTACTCTTTGAAGTGCTCTTCGGACATATCTACCGAGGAGTTCTATCCGGCAAATGATCGAGATGCTCGCTATATTCATATGGGATGGCCAGCTCCCAGTGAGTTGCCAACCGGCCCTATGGATGCAATGTACCGAGGTCCGAAGTCTCCCCCCACTGCGGACAATTTGGTCTGCAGAAGAATGGTCATTCATCGTTGGACTATAAGCCTTCTTGCAGAGGATTTGGAACCGGTTGATGAATTCACCAAAGCGGTAGAAAAGGCGCTTAAAGAGTCGAACGCGATCGACCAGCATGAAGCTCTCCGTGACATTTGTGCGGCCTG GGGTGAAATGATACCGCTG TGCGCGGTGATTGGCGCTTCGATGGCGGCTACTGGCACACTCGGTTCCAAGCAGACCCTTACGGGTGATTCAGCGACGTTCCGTCCGTCTGATCGTGGACCGGACATAATGCAGATGATAGATGCGAATTTAGACATTACCGGAAATTTCGAAAGGAGATTCGAATCACGCATTCAG GGCGGATCCCCCGAGATATTCAGCAAATCAGGCTTTAATCCTTGGTTGACCAACTTGGCAGATTTTG ATAATTGCTGGACCTGGGAGGTTGTCAAAGTTAACCGAGGAGTGCCAATCATTGACATACTACCAAGCAAACTCCGGGACCAGTGCGCCCGTCTGCTTTCACAACCAAACGCAATCTGGCGCACTCCTGCCATTGGTGCAGCTGACCCCCTCACATTCAATGGTGCTTCTTTGGGTGTGAAGGATATAAAGCAGATCGACATCTGGTACAATACGGCACTTGTTCAAgatatctcatttgtttacacTGATGGGGCAGTGTCCGGCCCGTACGGCTTCGGAAAGACCAACAAAATCTCTGATAGCTTTGTGCTTGCCCGAG GCGAGTTCATCACGGATGTTTTTATCTGGCCTTACGGTGCCTCAATCCCGGCCATACAGTTTGTCAAGAACACTACTCAGATTTCTCCACGTTACGGTGCTAGTTCAGGCTGGGGTGAGCCAATTATCTCCACCGCGGGTGGTAGCGCCTTGTTGGGGCTGTCCGGAAGTTTCAATACAGCTCAGCTGCAGCAGCTCCAGGAAAGTGGT GCGGTTTGGCGTAGCGATGTCAAAAGCGACGATTATAGAGCTATTGCTACCTCGAGCGTCGGGTATGGTAACGGAACGATGTTCAACGACTACCGGTTTTTGGGTCACCCACCAACGTCGCGCATCAGCGCAATTGAGTTTAGAAACACTCTTCAGGCGATCGCACGGTTCCAGGCAAGTGGGGA CTCTACGCGCAATGGTACTCCGATCAAAGAGACTACGCCAATGCGTGGCACGGATGCCGGCAATACAGACACATGGAACTTGGAAGAAGATGAATTCATTACGCAGGTTTCCGGTAGATACAACGGAACGGCTATATATCGACTTGAGTTCACGACAAGCAAAG GCATCACCAAGAGGATGGGACAGGAATTCGGGGAATGGTTCACAGTCCTACCGCCGAAAAAAGGGATGGTACTGTATTATATATGCGGAAAAAC TGTCGGGTACATTCAGACGTTGACTTTCGTGTGGGGAGCACCACCACTCAAAGATACGGACTAG
- a CDS encoding GMC oxidoreductase produces MSLNAENVTQRPISRTSGAGSEKTFEAKFFTLTVEEAAKQPPGKEYDIIIVGSGIGGGVLAHDLYDTNIKLGNKAKRVLLLEKGGVVFHSHSKRHVFQRFKDDYVFSPPLTQKEWKGGPMYNLGGRSAAWGLFAPRIHDSVLKNHFHPQVTRELQWNYYDKAERLMLLSIPTTRRIHQRIMDRLNLDGLEAEKDSNIQWKWGRIASEFQEEKNFDFAEGAYSSIDKILEIAMSRPQKQDANGAQIPVEHEYFKTVLNADVRSLNFDKDKNVTGVNVRTACGGVVPINVRQGGNVVLSAGSVHSPAILLRSGDSDWQSRIRDHGGLRLTDHDILSYSCSFRYSDPDHRSEYGAMKLQTYVEIGDHIALANMSIDASSFLPRSNTPDNDLPQFFMVFILQRPLVEQNNISIKGDEPEVKLERGARPTESQLKTMRNVTATAMRSLSATANLKFVGFEDKQITWKDIQLSELPLGGVAHELGTLPMDNGHSDHPSCLDPNLRIQPEICNGVYVCDLSCLPYSPESNPTLTLAALAIRLSRHLNARSRIECLAKDVVHVVNHSGSQVKVWLSNYQPNGEAASTDQAVILDPGSDKSWKRESCISQALFVFKPNRDKKDGSFVDAPVILLAHPGKVTPIHPLE; encoded by the exons ATGTCGCTAAACGCT GAGAATGTTACACAACGGCCTATCTCTCGCACCTCTGGAGCTGGGAGCGAGAAAACCTTCGAAGCCAAATTTTTTACTCTTACCGTAGAGGAAGCTGCCAAACAACCTCCCGGGAAGGAATACGATATCATCATAGTTGGCTCCGGAATCGGCGGGGGAGTTCTAGCACACGATCTCTACGATACCAATATCAAACTGGGCAACAAGGCAAAACGGGTGCTGTTACTCGAAAAGGGTGGTGTCGTATTTCATTCTCATT CAAAACGACACGTTTTTCAACGCTTCAAAGACGACTATGTCTTTTCCCCGCCATTGACCCAAAAGGAGTGGAAAGGTGGCCCCATGTATAATCTTGGTGGCCGCAGTGCCGCATGGGGATTATTTGCACCTCGTATCCATGATTCAGTCCTGAAGAATCACTTTCACCCCCAGGTCACACGCGAGCTACAGTGGAATTATTATGACAAAGCCGAACGTCTCATGCTACTATCTATCCCTACTACTCGCCGAATCCATCAACGTATCATGGATCGACTCAATCTAGATGGTCTTGAAGCTGAAAAGGACAGTAATATTCAATGGAAATGGGGCAGGATCGCGTCCGAATTCCAAGAGGAGAAGAACTTTGACTTTGCCGAAGGTGCATACAGCAGTATCGACAAAATTCTCGAGATTGCCATGAGCCGACCGCAAAAACAAGATGCAAATGGTGCCCAAATCCCAGTCGAGCACGAGTACTTCAAAACCGTTCTCAACGCCGATGTCCGCTCGCTGAATTTCGACAAGGATAAGAATGTCACTGGCGTGAACGTTCGGACCGCATGTGGGGGGGTGGTGCCTATCAATGTTCGACAGGGCGGAAACGTCGTGCTTTCTGCCGGTAGCGTTCATTCTCCCGCAATTCTGCTTCGAAGTGGAGATTCCGACTGGCAATCACGCATCCGGGACCACGGGGGACTCCGCCTAACCGATCATGACATCTTGTCTTACTCTTGCTCGTTCCGTTATAGCGATCCCGACCACCGCTCAGAATATGGGGCTATGAAACTGCAAACATACGTCGAAATTGGCGACCATATCGCTCTGGCCAACATGTCCATCGATGCATCTTCATTCCTCCCTAGGAGCAACACACCGGACAACGATCTCCCTCAGTTTTTCATGGTCTTTATCCTACAACGACCCCTCGTCGAACAAAATAACATATCGATCAAAGGTGACGAGCCTGAAGTCAAACTCGAACGTGGCGCACGTCCTACAGAAAGCCAACTAAAGACTATGCGAAACGTGACCGCAACAGCGATGCGAAGTCTCTCTGCAACGGCTAACCTCAAATTTGTTGGGTTCGAGGATAAGCAAATAACCTGGAAAGACATTCAACTTTCAGAGCTCCCGCTCGGAGGTGTGGCACACGAACTCGGAACGCTGCCTATGGACAATGGTCACTCTGACCATCCGAGCTGTCTCGATCCCAACTTGCGTATACAACCCGAGATATGTAACGGGGTATATGTATGCGACCTTTCGTGTCTCCCTTATTCACCTGAGTCTAATCCGACGCTCACGCTCGCAGCCCTCGCTATCCGCCTCTCCCGTCATCTCAACGCTCGGTCGCGTATCGAGTGTCTAGCAAAGGACGTTGTACACGTTGTTAATCATTCGGGAAGTCAAGTTAAAGTTTGGCTCTCGAATTATCAGCCGAACGGGGAGGCCGCAAGCACCGACCAGGCGGTAATTCTTGATCCAGGCTCGGACAAGTCGTGGAAACGGGAATCATGTATATCCCAAGCACTGTTTGTGTTCAAGCCTAATCGAGACAAGAAGGATGGATCATTTGTGGATGCGCCAGTGATCCTTTTGGCACACCCAGGAAAGGTAACTCCTATCCACCCATTAGAATAA
- a CDS encoding ATP-dependent Clp protease ATP-binding subunit ClpX has product MLRRVSSLRPTGLRRGYVKKAAVDRDPSRSWHNPATAWPGASASGISPRALVAHLDSFVIGQERAKKVLAVAVYNHYSRIRAMLHASIGAGGDDLPRWPPLNVSDVPPVQPHPHRIPYEYPERQSPPHQHPRLNTADTYTPFEKSNVLLIGPTGSGKTLLARTLAKAGYVGEDAEMCIHRLLQASNWDPIRASTGIVCIDEADKIARKSGGGNGTGGRDVGGEGVQQALLRMIEGATVTVHAKGASDPAAPPTSPGPMAGMPMGPDIVPGRGASGTNAGPKSETYQVDTSNVLFILSGAFVGLDKVILNRMNKGSIGFGAPLPNDNESQSGFMPFFTSNEKKNEVAVLDMIEPSDLISFGYIPEFISRLPCVTALRPLTVSDMLRVLTEVRGALVRQYESLFAGSGVEIRFTSGALREICERAIARGMGARGLRAIMESVLLDCMYDVPGSGVRYVLIDIATVRGERAAGYWSRGQATQFYSTLAAEEALTEEASISGESDPESEQLAAELAERERERERSVKGRRKASGGSQIP; this is encoded by the exons ATGCTTCGACGAGTCTCTTCACTTAGGCCAACAGGATTACGAAGAGGATACGTGAAGAAGGCAGCTGTTGATAGAGATCCATCACGGTCATGGCACAACCCAGCGACAGCATGGCCCGGTGCTTCCGCGTCTGGGATTAGTCCACGCGCACTGGTCGCTCATCTGGATTCATTCGTGATAGGGCAAGAGAGGGCGAAGAAAGTGCTTGCTGTTGC GGTCTACAATCATTATAGTCGAATAAGGGCAATGCTTCACGCTTCCATCGGCGCTGGTGGAGATGACTTACCCAGGTGGCCACCACTAAACGTCTCAGATG TTCCTCCGGTACAACCTCATCCACACCGCATTCCATACGAATACCCTGAGCGACAATCCCCGCCTCATCAGCATCCCCGACTCAACACAGCCGACACATATACTCCCTTTGAGAAGAGCAACGTGCTCCTGAT TGGTCCGACAGGGTCTGGGAAAACATTGTTGGCGAGAACATTGGCCAAG GCAGGAT ACGTAGGAGAGGACGCCGAAATGTGTATACATCGTCTG TTGCAAGCCTCCAACTGGGACCCTATCCGGGCATCCACAGGTATTGTGTGTATAGATGAAGCAGATAAGATTGCTAGGAAATCAGGTGGTGGGAATGGCACTGGAGGGCGAGATGTGGGGGGCGAAGGAGTTCAACAG GCATTGCTTCGAATGATCGAAGGGGCAACCGTAACTGTTCATGCGAAAGGTGCATCTGATCCTGCTGCCCCGCCGACGAGCCCTGGGCCTATGGCAGGGATGCCAATGGGTCCAGATATTGTACCTGGACGAGGCGCTTCAGGCACCAATGCTGGTC CAAAGAGCGAGACATACCAAGTGGACACTAGTAACGTCCTCTTCATCCTTTCTGGAGCCTTTGTTGGACTTGATAAGGTTATACTTAATCGGATGAATAAGGGC TCAATCGGATTTGGCGCTCCGCTCCCCAACGATAATGAGTCGCAAAGTGGATTTATGCCATTCTTCACGTCAAACGAGAAGAAGAATGAGGTTGCCGTTTTGGATATGATCGAGCCTAGCGACCTTATCAGCTTCGGCTATATTCCCGA GTTCATCTCCCGGCTCCCTTGTGTCACGGCACTACGTCCATTGACGGTATCCGATATGCTTCGGGTGCTGACTGAGGTTCGAGGTGCACTTGTCAGACAGTACGAATCATTATTTGCGGGTAGTGGCGTTGAGATTCGGTTCACTAGTGGGGCACTACG CGAAATTTGCGAGAGGGCGATCGCGAGAGGTATGGGCGCCCGTGGTCTGCGCGCCATCATGGAAAGTGTATTGTTAGACTGCATGTACGATGTTCCTGGGTCG GGTGTACGTTACGTCCTAATCGATATTGCCACTGTTCGAGGAGAAAGAGCTGCAGGCTACTGGTCGCGTGGACAAGCCACCCAGTTCTACAGCACTCTCGCAGCGGAGGAGGCCTTGACTGAAGAGGCCTCAATCTCGGGGGAGTCCGACCCAGAGTCTGAGCAACTGGCCGCGGAATTGGCTGAGCGCGAGAGAGAAAGGGAGCGGAGTGTCAAAGGACGAAGGAAGGCTAGCGGGGGTAGTCAGATTCCTTAA